From the Lampris incognitus isolate fLamInc1 chromosome 6, fLamInc1.hap2, whole genome shotgun sequence genome, one window contains:
- the LOC130114499 gene encoding uncharacterized protein K02A2.6: MPDGVEKPIAYASRILSKAEQNYAQIEREALGIVFGVRKFHQYLYGNMFTLLTDHRPLTSILSPVRSTLSMAAARMQSWALLLSAHDYTIEYRKASAHTNADGLSRLPLPDTHDDKIDTVDVFYMSQLDTLPISTTDIRNNTRSDLTLSHVLEMVTTGHFPNTKNIDTELSLFLTRQNDLTIQQGCLMWGTRVVVPPKLRPRELNELHTAHPGVVRMKSLARSYVWWPGIDSQIELQAKSCHSCQRIQREPSLAPLHPWMWPSSPWERIHVDFAGPFEGHMYLVVVDAHSKWPEMQIMDSTTASKTITVLRGLFSRHGLPHILVSDNGPQFCSEEFATFLKANGVKHIRSAPYHPATNDLAERFVQTFKHALKSSRCAAPVQQRLDTFLLTYRNTPHATTKEPPAMLFTRHMLRTRLDFLKPRDAKNTVEHLQLFEDVKEGLH, encoded by the exons ATGCCTGATGGTGTAGAGAAACCTATCGCTTATGCGTCAAGAATActcagcaaagcagagcagaactACGCCCAGATTGAGCGAGAGGCACTGGGGATAGTCTTTGGCGTACGTAAGTTTCACCAGTATCTCTATGGTAACATGTTCACTCTACTCACAGACCATCGCCCGCTGACCTCCATTCTCAGTCCAGTGAGGAGTACGCTGTCGATGGCCGCAGCCCGCATGCAGAGCTGGGCGCTCCTCTTGTCAGCGCATGATTACACTATAGAGTATCGTAAGGCTTCAGCACATACTAATGCAGATGGACTGTCAAGGTTGCCACTTCCGGACACTCACGATGACAAGATAGACACAgtagatgtgttttacatgtcacaGTTAGACACACTACCAATCAGTACCACTGATATCCGAAACAACACTAGATCTGACCTTACACTGTCTCACGTACTAGAGATGGTCACTActggacattttccaaacacGAAAAACATAGATACTGAACTGTCTCTTTTCCTGACTCGTCAAAATGACCTCACAATCCAACAGGGATGCCTCATGTGGGGCACACGAGTGGTAGTGCCACCCAAGCTACGGCCCCGGGAGCTCAACgagctacatacagcacacccaggggtagtcaggatgaaaagcttggcacggtcgtatgtctggtggccaggtattgactctcagatcgagctccaggccaaatcctgccactcatgccagcgtattcagagagaaccgagtcttgcccctctacatccatggatgtggccttccagtccttgggaaaggattcacgtggactttgctggtccatttgaaGGACACATGTATCTTGTGGTAGTAGATGCTCATTCCAAATGGCCCGAGATGCAAATCATGGATAGCACCACAGCAAGCAAGACCATCACAGTACTGAGGGGCCTTTTCAGTCGCCAcggccttcctcacattctcgtAAGCGACAATGGACCCCAGTTCTGTTCTGAGGAATTCGCCACATTCCTGAAAGCCAATGGAGTCAAGCACATTCGCTCAGCGCCGTATCACCCTGCTACGAACGACCTGGCCGAGCGCTTTGTACAGACTTTCAAACATGCCCTCAAATCCTCCAGGTGCGCTGCACCAGTGCAACAGCGGCTCGACACATTCCTGTTGACGTATCGCAACACCCCGCACGCCACGACAAAGGAACCGCCGGCTATGCTGTTCACAAGGCACATGCTGCGCACGCGACTGgactttctcaaaccca GAGATGCCAAGAACACTGTAGAGCACTTGCAACTATTTGAAGATGTGAAAGAGGGGCTACATTAG